A genomic segment from Malus domestica chromosome 05, GDT2T_hap1 encodes:
- the LOC103454521 gene encoding BAHD acyltransferase At5g47980-like, with the protein MGSKIMASDVKVEVVHKETIRPSCSTPPHLKTTNNLSFFDQLVPPIHIPLLLFYPICNSGDDFEVNDINHRSLVAERSKLLKTSLSEALTLFYPFAGSFQFNDSICCNDQGAVFLEAQVNCPMSKIFDKPDLGMLGQLLPNDHTSHLLQVQANFFECGGLAIGVNISHKVADVSTLSKFINRWAAIALGSPRTIDVVPLVAFGAASSLFPPLDFLNSPPAPTPTSDMKFDIKETCTTRRFVFDGSKIAALKSEAASASVPNPTRVEVVSALIWKCAKEASRSKLGSVRPSSWCQTVNMRKVLAQTLADKDLLGNVVGLVTSKTEESSSEAHDHDLRSLVTILRKGIEEFKEKYRNGVRGEEFCQLFMENVNLIMKKDDTDSYSSTSWCRFPLYESNFGWGKPSWVFISSVGSKNSTVLLDARDGDGIEGSLTFNEEDMAIFESNEELLEYASLNPSVI; encoded by the coding sequence ATGGGGAGCAAGATCATGGCTTCTGACGTGAAGGTCGAAGTCGTTCACAAGGAAACAATTCGTCCATCCTGTTCAACTCCTCCGCACCTCAAAACTACCAATAACCTCTCATTTTTTGATCAGCTTGTTCCTCCAATTCATATCCCACTGCTTCTCTTCTACCCCATCTGCAACAGCGGTGATGATTTTGAGGTCAATGATATCAATCACCGATCTTTGGTTGCGGAAAGATCCAAGCTTCTAAAGACATCTTTATCTGAAGCCCTCACTCTCTTCTATCCCTTTGCAGGAAGTTTCCAGTTTAATGATTCAATCTGTTGCAATGACCAGGGGGCTGTGTTTCTTGAAGCCCAAGTCAACTGTCCCATGTCAAAGATTTTTGACAAACCAGATCTTGGAATGCTAGGGCAATTGCTTCCAAATGATCATACAAGTCATCTTCTACAAGTCCAGGCCAATTTCTTCGAATGCGGTGGATTGGCAATCGGAGTCAATATTTCGCATAAGGTGGCGGATGTTTCCACACTCAGTAAATTCATTAATCGCTGGGCTGCAATTGCACTCGGCTCGCCAAGAACTATTGATGTGGTGCCTCTCGTAGCATTTGGGGCTGCATCTTCTCTTTTCCCACCACTAGATTTCCTAAACTCACCGCCAGCGCCAACTCCAACTAGTGACatgaaatttgatattaaagAAACGTGCACGACAAGGAGATTTGTGTTTGATGGCTCAAAGATTGCTGCTCTCAAGTCCGAAGCTGCCAGTGCCAGCGTGCCAAATCCAACACGAGTTGAAGTAGTGTCCGCACTCATTTGGAAATGTGCAAAGGAAGCGTCAAGATCGAAATTGGGTTCAGTAAGGCCCTCTTCATGGTGTCAAACAGTGAACATGAGGAAAGTACTTGCGCAGACCTTGGCAGATAAAGATTTGCTAGGGAATGTTGTGGGGTTGGTTACATCAAAGACGGAAGAATCTAGCAGTGAAGCACATGATCATGATCTTCGAAGCCTGGTTACTATACTGAGGAAGGGCATTGAggaatttaaagaaaaatatagaAATGGAGTTAGAGGGGAGGAATTCTGTCAACTTTTCATGGAGAATGTGAACCTCATTATGAAAAAGGATGATACAGACAGCTATAGTTCCACCAGTTGGTGCAGGTTTCCGCTATACGAATCCAATTTTGGTTGGGGAAAGCCATCATGGGTCTTCATTTCTAGTGTTGGTTCCAAGAATTCAACTGTCTTACTGGATGCAAGAGATGGCGATGGAATAGAAGGGTCCTTAACTTTCAACGAAGAAGACATGGCCATATTTGAAAGCAATGAGGAGCTGCTTGAATATGCATCTTTGAATCCAtctgtaatttaa
- the LOC103454511 gene encoding T-complex protein 1 subunit gamma: MQAPVLVLKDSLKRESGTKVHHGNIQASKAVADIIRTTLGPRSMLKMLLDASGGIVVTNDGNAILRELDLAHPAAKSMIELSRTQDEEVGDGTTSVIVLAGEMLHVAEAFIDKHYHPTVICRAYNKALEDAIAVLDKIAMDIDVKDRATMLGLVKSCIGTKFTSQFGDLIADLALDATTIVGVDLGQGLREVDIKKYIKVEKVPGGQLEDSMVLKGVMFNKDVIAPGKMRRKIVNPRIILLDCPLEYKKGENQTNAELLKEEDWGVLLKLEEEYIESLCVQILKFKPDVVITEKGLSDLACHYLSKAGVSAIRRLRKTDNNRIAKACGAVIVNRPDELQESDVGTGAGLFEVKKIGDEFFAFIVDCKDPKACTILLRGPSKDLLNEVERNLQDAMSVARNILKNPKLVPGGGATELTVSATLKQKSSSVDGIEKWPYEAAAIAFEAIPRTLAQNCGVNVIRTMTALQGKHANGENAWIGIDGNTGAITDVKEKKIWDAYNVKAQTFKTAIESACLLLRIDDIVSGIKKKQPPGSKAPSKPQVETEGDADNEQMIPE, from the exons ATGCAAGCCCCAGTGCTCGTCCTCA AAGATTCATTGAAGCGTGAGTCGGGGACTAAAGTACACCATGGAAATATCCAGGCATCGAAG GCCGTTGCTGACATAATCCGGACAACCTTGGGTCCTCGGTCCATGCTCAAGATGCTACTTGACGCTAGTGGAG GAATTGTAGTGACTAATGATGGAAATGCCATTCTGCGTGAATTGGATCTTGCTCACCCAGCAGCAAAG TCAATGATTGAATTAAGTCGCACACAAGATGAAGAAGTAGGCGATGGAACAACATCTGTCATTGTCCTTG CTGGTGAGATGCTCCATGTTGCAGAAGCATTTATTGACAAGCACTATCATCCAACTGTTATTTGCCGAG CCTACAACAAAGCGCTGGAGGATGCTATTGCTGTTCTTGACAAAATAGCAATGGACATTGATGTGAAGGATC GTGCAACAATGTTGGGGCTGGTCAAGAGTTGTATCGGTACAAAGTTCACTAGTCAGTTTGGGGATTTAATTGCT GATTTAGCGCTTGATGCCACCACAATAGTCGGGGTGGACCTTGGCCAGGGTCTGCGAGAAGTGGATATCAAAAAGTACATTAAGGTTGAGAAGGTTCCTGGTGGCCAGTTGGAAGATTCAATGGTTCTGAAAGGAGTAATGTTTAACAAAGATGTTATCGCACCtggaaaaatgagaagaaagaTTGTTAACCCAAGGATCATTCTTCTTGATTGTCCTCTTGAGTATAAGAAGGGCGAGAACCAAACAAATGCTGAGTTACTTAAAGAAGAAGATTGGGGAGTCCTACTAAAATTGGAAGAAGAATACATCGAGAGCCTCTGCGTGCAGATATTGAAGTTTAAGCCAGATGTGGTTATTACAGAAAAGGGGCTTAGTGACTTGGCATGCCATTACCTAAGCAAGGCTGGCGTCAGTGCAATCAGGAGGTTGCGAAAAACAGACAATAACCGAATTGCTAAGGCCTGTGGGGCAGTTATTGTTAACAGACCAGATGAATTGCAAGAGTCTGATGTTGGTACAGGGGCTGGGCTATTTGAGGTCAAGAAAATTGGTGATGAGTTTTTTGCATTCATTGTTGATTGCAAAGATCCCAAAGCATGTACTATACTCTTAAGAGGCCCTAGTAAGGATCTCTTAAATGAagtggaaagaaatttgcag GATGCTATGTCAGTAGCAAGAAACATCCTCAAAAATCCAAAACTTGTTCCTGGTGGTGGTGCTACAGAGTTAACTGTATCTGCAACATTGAAGCAAAAGAGTTCATCTGTAGATGGTATCGAAAAG TGGCCGTATGAAGCTGCTGCTATAGCTTTTGAGGCTATACCACGAACTTTGGCTCAGAATTGTGGTGTTAATGTGATTAGAACTATGACGGCGCTGCAGGGAAAG CATGCGAATGGTGAAAATGCATGGATTGGCATAGACGGAAACACTGGTGCAATAACTGACGTGAAAGAGAAAAAG ATCTGGGATGCGTACAACGTGAAGGCTCAGACCTTTAAAACAGCCATAGAATCCGCTTGCCTACTTCTCAGAATCGATGACATTGTGAGCGGGATTAAGAAGAAGCAGCCTCCTGGTTCCAAAGCTCCTTCAAAGCCTCAAGTTGAAACAGAAGGCGATGCTGATAACGAGCAAATGATACCCGAGTGA